The Collibacillus ludicampi region CTTGATCGCCGGATTGATTGTGGCGATGCTCTTCGCGGCTTTGGATAACACGATCGTGGGTACGGCGATGCCCCGCATCGTTGGCGAACTCGGTGGACTTGAAGTCATGACCTGGTTGACAACCGCCTATATGTTGACTTCCACCACCATCGTTCCGATCGCCGGTAAGCTCGCTGACCTGTTGGGGCGTAAGGCCGTCTATGTCACCGGATTGCTCGTATTTATCATCGGTTCTGCCCTTTGCGGAACCTCCCAGACCATTTATCAATTAATCGGTTATCGCGCTTTACAGGGCATCGGCGGGGGAGTCATGATGCCGATGGCCATGATTATCGTAGGAGACATGTTTACAGGCGCACAGCGCGCCAAATGGCAAGGGGTGTTCGGTGCTCTTTTCGGCCTTTCTTCGATTGTCGGTCCTCAGATCGGTGGATGGATCGTCGATAGTCTCAATTGGCGTTGGGTTTTCTATATCAATCTTCCAGTGGGTATTCTGGCCACCATTTTGATCAGCCTCGGTTTGAAAAGCCATCGGGCGAAAGGACCTGTGAAGATTGATATCCCAGGGATGATCACGATGATTATAGGTGTTGTGAGCCTCTTGCTCGCTTTGACATTCGGCGGAAAAGACTATCCATGGTCATCGTGGCAGATTCTCTCGCTCTTCGCTCTTTCTGTCGTGTTTCTGATCGCTTTTGCCGTAATCGAAACGAAAGCCAGCGAACCGATATTTCCGCTTTTTCTGTTCAAGAATAAAACATTCGCCCTTTTAAACGGAATCGGATTTCTGATGAGTCTTGGAATGTTTGGCGCCATCATGTTCGTGCCTCTGTTCATGCAAGGGATTATCGGAATCAGCGCGGCTGCCTCAGGCACCGTTATGACCCCCATGATGATCACGATGATTCTTACAAGTATCGTCGGCGGACGGTTTGTGAGAAAAATTGGCGTTCGCACTCAAATCATCATCGGAATGGCATGTATGGCTATCGGTTTTTGGTTACTCTCTACCATGAGCATACACACCGGAAAATTAACCGCGATGAGCTATATGTGCGTCCTCGGCGTCGGGATCGGTCTCGTAATGCCAACAGTGACAATCGCGTTGCAAGAGTCGTTTCCCAAATCGGAACTCGGGGTGGTCACATCTTCCAGTCAATTTTTCCGGCAGATCGGCGGAACGTTCGGCATGACTATCTTAGGAGCGATCATGAACCAGCGGTCGACCGATCTGTTGACTCAACAAATGGTTCCTTTGCTGCAAAAGCTCCCTCCCCAAGCTCATGGGATGGTCGAACAGTTCGAATCCTTGATTCAAACCAACCCGCAAGGGGTCTATTCCCTTCTGTTAAATCCGGATGCTATGCAAAAAATTCCGGCCGCGATGTTACAAAGGGTAGTCCCCATCTTAAAATCTACGTTAGTGGATTCCCTGCACAGCGTCTTTTTGTACGGTTTGGTCTTTGTTCTTCTGGGAGCGTTTCTTTCCCCGCTCTTGAATTCCATCAAACTGTCTGACAAAAAAGAGAAGAGTGTGTCATAATCCATCACAAACATGAAGCCTCCAACTCGTTTTGGGGGCTACTATTCCATACCTCTCCTTTCGTCTCACAGATCTTGATGACCTCAGTCTTACATTCGTTATTAAAAAATTTCCCATGAATAATTCGGAAATCATCATCAAATGATGATAGTTACATGGAATCTCTGTGCAGGAGTGTTTTTCTTGGCAACATTTTGGCAAACGATAATCATTACTTTCATCTGTGTGATTGCAGGACTGATGATTTTTTCCATCTTACTTGTTTTAGTGAGCCGATTCATGATTTCCCTTCTCGTTCATCGAACCCTCGTACGATTTATGTCCGATCGGTATGCAGAGAATTTATGGGAACTTGCTTCCGCCTTGACCCGCATGTCTCCGCAATTGGTACTGGAAAACGCCCTTCGCTCTCATAAAGGGGGAGTGATTGAACGGCCTATGGGGAGTCCGCGCAAGTTTCTTCATCTCGATGGACTTGTTTTTTCTCCCGCTCAGCTCGCGGTTCTTCCCTGTCCTGAAGACATTCCCGTCGAAACGACCACCGTCATCGGTCCGTCAAGCGAGAACCCCCTCGTACTGGATATTCCTCTTCTCATATCGGCTATGGGCTGTGGAGTGGGAGTGAGTGAACAAACGAAGATCGCTTTAGCATTAGGGGCGACCATGGCGGGAACGGCGACGAACACCGGTGAAGGCGGCTTTCTTCCGGAAGAACGAAAACTCGCGAAACACTTAATTATTCAATATCATTCCGGAAAATGGACGAAGAGTCCAGAAATTCTAAAACAGGCAGATATGATCGAAATCCATTTCGGACAAGGGGCATCCGTCGGTGCCCCCAGTCTGATCCCGCCGGAGTATCTACAAGGACGTGCACGTCAAATCATGGGTCTCAAGCCGGAAGAAACAGCTGTCCTGCATTCCCGACATGAAGAAATACAGGAACCTTCGGATCTCAAAAATTTGGTTGATCATTTACGCACTCTCACAGGCGGTATACCGATTGGAGTCAAGATCGCCGCAAGCGGCATGATCGAAAAGGATCTCCAAGTCGCATTGGATGCAGGGGTTGATGTGATTGCAATCGACGGTGGACAAGCGGGAACCAAAGGGAGCTTGCCCATCTTGGAAGACGACTTTGGACTTCCAACCGTATATGCATTATCCCGTGCCGTTCGTTTCCTTGAACAAAGCGGGCAGCGGGAAAAGGTCAGTCTCATCATAGGAGGAGGCCTTTTTACTCCGGGCCATTTTCTGAAAGCGCTTGCACTCGGAGCGGACGCAGTTTATCTTGGCACATCCGTTCTTTTTGCTATGACGCATACGCAAGTGACAAAAACAATTCCGTGGGAACCACCGACACAATTGGTGTTCTACTCCGGAAGCCACAAAGAAAAGTTTGATCCCGCCCGAGCAAGTTTGTATTTATCGAACTTTTTGAACTCTTGCATGGAAGAAATCAAAATAGCTGTCCGTGCCTTGGGTAAATCAAGCATAAAAGAAGTAAATAAAAGTGATCTTGTTGCACTCGATGACCTAACTGCCAAAGTAACAGGAGTGCAATCCGCTTACGAACCGGCCTTGCATGTACACCCATCCTTTCGACAAAAATCTTCCGTGCTTGCCTCCCGTCCTTTCTATAAAACAAAAATTGTGCGATGAAAGAATGAATTCACAGGATGGGAAGCAATATAAGTGTGTAATCGTTATCTTGCGGAAAACGCAGTTTAGACATGTCGAGGTGATCTTGAGATGAAAATGGAAGCCATACAGGAACAGTTGAAGGAATGGGGAGAACTCATCATTACGACGGACGCCGGAGACAGTTATGAAATTCATCTGGGTGACACGAAGTTTGACATGACGAGCCGAGTCATTACAATTTCCACCCCGGAAGCGGAATATATTCTTGACGGGGATTCAATTGAAAGTATTAAGAAGCATTACAGCCACAAGATGGAGCAGTAGTATGTACTTTCTGTTCAAAATGCAAGAGGAGCTAGCTCACTTTAAAGCTGGCTTCTCTTTTTACTGTCAACTATCTTATTGATCAGATCATCATGTATAATAGATAAGTGCATCCAAATATCGGAGAAAGATCTGGAGTGAGATCGGTTGAATTCGTGGAAACGAAATCTTTATCTCATGTGGTTCGTACAATTCGGGGCCGGTATATCGCTGAGTTTTATCTTCTCGTTTGTTCCTTTATACTTGCCGCATCTCGGTGTAACTGGCACCCGCCAAGTCGGGATCTGGTCCGGCATCCTCATGGGAGCTGCTCCGCTGTTTGCCGCGCTTCTCGGGCCTTTCTGGGGGAATCTTGCCGATAAACATGGACGCAAGATCATGGTGGAACGGGTGCTTTTGAGTAACATCGCTGTCGTCATCGCCATGGGATTTGTCACAAACGTGTATCAGTTCCTCGCGTTGCGTATCCTTCAAGGCATACTCGGGGGATTTACCTCGGCGGCGATCGCGTTGGTGACTTCCTTTACCCCCAGAGAAAAAACCGGGTATGCACTAGGGATCTATCAAACCGCACAAATCGTGGGTTCCGCTTCAGGCCCAATGATCGGAGGCTTTCTGGCGGATGCGTTCAACTACCGCTTTCCTTTTTTCTTTATGAGCGTCGTCAGTCTGACTTCTTTTCTCGTCGTCTTTTTTCTGGTGAAGGAACCTCCTCTCCGAGGAAACGTCAAAAAGTCGGAATCCTTTGTCCGAAGTCTTTCCGCCGTTACCCATATACCCGGTTTAATGCCCATGGCCTTTATCAACTTTCTCATCCAATTCGGACTGATGATCATCGCACCGATCGTCCCTCTCTACATCAAGTCCCTTTCCCACGAAGGGGCTTATGTCGCAACGATCACAGGAATCATCCTGGCGCTCGGTGGAGCGGCCGCCGCACTTTCCTCCGTCATAACGGGAAGAATCGGCGATCGCGTGGGACACCGCAGAATTTTGCTCACATTATCGATGGGAACCGGTATCATGTTCGGATTGACAGCTTTGGCCTCCTCGATTTTCACATTTGGACTGGCAAGAACAGCGACCGGGCTCTTTCTTGGAGGGTTAATGCCGACGAGCAATGCGCTGATTTCACAGTTTGTTACGGAAGAAAAACGGGGAGTAGCTTTCGGTGTCACCACAAGTATGACCTTGCTGGGTAATGTTCTTGGCCCATTGGCAGGCGGTTGGTTATCGGGCGTCATCGGGTTGGCCGAAACGTTTTTGGTTACGATGGGATTGTTTCTCATCACAGCACTCTGGGTCTGGACGCACAATCCACAAAAAATGCTCAAACAATCGGAAGGATGATCCATCATGCAAGAGCTTTATTTTTACGCCTTGCTCTTATTCACGAGCATGCTTTGGGCAGGAAACTTCGTCGCGGGAAAATTCCTGGTGGGCCACGCATCGACTTTAACACTGACGGAAATGCGCTGGGGACTCGCGGTTCTCTGCCTGATTCCTTTCGTTTGGCTGCGAGAAAAGCGCTTATTTCCTTCGCGAAAGGCGCTTCTTCCCCTTTTTTTCATGGGCATTACGGGTGTCGTCTTGTTCAATATGTTCATGTTCCTCGCATTGGAAAAGACGTCTGCTGACAACGTGGGTCTACTGTCAGCGTTGAACCCTGTTTCGATCGCGCTTGCCTCTTTTGTTATCCTGCATGAGAAATTGAAATGGCAACAAGTTGGCGGCATGTTGGTATCTCTGCTCGGCGTGATCATCGTCATTACGCACGGGGACTGGCAGAAACTCTTGCGCTTTCACTTCAATACGGGTGATCTTTTCATGCTCGCGGCCGTAGGTACATGGGGACTTTATTCTGTCGCAGGGAAAAAAGCGATGCAATATGTATCTCCCTACATGTCAACGTTATGGTCGGGGATTATTGGCTGTCTTCTTCTCCTCCCTTTCGACCTCTTTTCATTCGAAGTGAAAAACACGAACCCGGCCTTCTGGATCGCTACCTTATACGTGAGTGTAGGCGCCACCGTTTTAGCGATGGTGTTTTGGAATCTCGGAGTCCAGAGAGTTGGAGGGACGAGATCAGGGGTGTTTCTCAATTTCAATCCCATTTTTACAGCCATTCTGGCTTTCTTTTTCTTGAAGGAGCACATGAACCTCATACAAGGAATCGGAACCTTGTTGGTCATCGGCGGCGTGTATTGGTTTACCATGCAAAAAAAGGAGCGAGCGGAAACAGTCCATGCCACGTCTTGTGAGATCAACAGATGAGCCGTCTTGCTTTGTGTGATTTTTGAAAATGAGTGCTTGGGTGGATGTATCGCTTTGCGCTTGGGTTCAATGAGAATCTTATAAAAACCGGAGTGCCTGCAAGCACACCGGTTTTTTATTCATCAGAATGAGTATTTTTCTTGTGATTCACACATGCTATTAAAAAGTTGGTATCCATGAAAAGGATGATCGACATTGCGCAGAACAGCAAAGTTATTCCGTAAAAAACAACCAATCGTTATCGATCGGTTGGAAGAGGGAACGGCCAAGTATCGCGGGCAACCGTTGCCCAGTTGTATCGAGCAATCGATTGATTTTCTACAAAACGTCCTGGGGAAAAGCAGCGATGTGATTATCCACCGGTTTGAAATACCAAGTCCTGCTAAGCAACGTGCCGCACTGGCATATATCGATGGACTCGTCAAACAAGAAGCAGTGAATGATTTCATTTTGCGACCTTTACTGCGAGCAGATGTTCCTTACGAGGAGAATCGCTTGCAGACACCCGTGTGGGAGCGCATTCCCATGAGCGATACCCGCTTTCTCGACGACTGGCAACAGGTCCTGCGTGCGGTGTTATCGGGAGACACGGTGATCTTCTTCGATCAGCATGAACGTTGTCTCTCAGTTTCGACAAAGGGATGGGAGAAAAGAGGCGTAGAAGAACCTAGCACGGAATCGGTCGTCAGAGGCCCTCGCGACGGTTTGACAGAAACGTTGCGTATTAATACGGCACATATCCGCAGGAGGGTCAAAGACCCGAATCTGCGAGTGCAAAACGTGAAAGTCGGTTATCGCACAGACACCGATGTGGCGATTCTCTATATTGAAGATATCGCCAATCCAAAGATTCTTCAGACCATTCGTTCCCGTATTGAAAACATCGAAATCGACGGGGCTTTTGAAAGCGGGTATATCGAACAGTTCATCGAAGATCACCCGTGGTCTCCTTTTCCCCAAATCCAAAATACGGAGCGCCCGGACAAAGTGGCCGCCTCCCTATTGGAAGGGAAAATCGCTATTCTCGTCGACGGAACACCTTTTGCTTTAATCGCACCCGCGATCTTTTCCCAGTTTTATAACAGCCCGGAAGATTATTATGAACGGTTTCTGATAGCCACATTGATCCGTTTTATCCGGATCATCAGTATGTTAATGGCTCTGATGCTGCCATCTTTATATATTGCATTTTCCTCTTTTCACCCGGAGATGATTCCATCGAAATTGGTCATCGCCATGGCTGCAGGTCGTGCGACTGTTCCGTTCCCGTCAGTACTTGAAGCATTCTTAATGGAGGTAACGATGGAGATCTTGCGTGAGGCGAGCGTACGTCTGCCGGGGCCCGTTGGACCGACCATCGGCATCGTAGGCGCCTTGGTCGTAGGAGAATCTGCCGTCCGCGCCGGTATCGTCAGCCCTATCATGGTGATTATCGTAGCCTTGACCACGATCGGATCGTTTGCGTCGCCAAGCTATAGTGCAGCCATCTCTTTGCGCATGCTTCGTTTTCCCATGATGTTGTTTTCCGGAACATTCGGGTTGTATGGCGTCATGTTGTTCCTGATTATCATTATCATCCATCTTTGCAGTATTGAATCGTTCGGTGTCCCCTATTTAACTCCATGGGCGCCTCGAATGTTTTCCGGTTGGAAAGATACTTTTTTCCGCACACCTTTGTATCGATTGTTGAAGCGTCCGCTATATACGCTGCCTCAAGAATCCAACCGAACGTCTGATACTGTTACACGCAAAGGAAAGAAGAGGGGCAAGAAAGGAGACACCAATGAACAAACAGAATCTTTCGATCGAAACGGATAAATTTACGCCGAGCCAATCCATGTCTTTGATTATCAGCTCGATCATCGGTGTGGGGATTCTGCTTCTTCCGCGGACGACCAGCAAGTATATGTTCCAGCAAGGCTGGATAGCTATGGTAATCGGCTTGTTCGCGACATTATGCTTCACCTGGGCGATCACAAAGCTGATTACCCACATGAGAGGGAGGATATTTGCCGATTATGTAATCCATATTTTAGCACCGACACGGTATCCCTGGATTGGAAAATTAATTGGAATTCCTCTCCTTTTCGCTTTTGCAGGGTTATGGTTGCTCTTGACCGCTTTGGTCTCTCGTGCGTTCGGAGAAGTGGTGATCACAGCTGTTTTAGTCAATACGCCGCTCGAAGTGATTGTTACCAGCATGCTTTTGGTAAGCTTGTATTTATGTATGAAAAAAGAGATCGTTGTTGCCCGGGTGAATGAATTTCTCATTCCCGTAATGATCGTACCCCTCTTGATCTTGGCTCTTTTATCTTTTCAAAATGCAAATGTTTATCATTTAATGCCTTTGTTTCCTCTCGAGACAAAAGGAATTCCGAAATCACTGGTAACAACCATTTTTGCATTCCAGGGATACGATATCATTTTGCCGTTTGCCTCACGTTTTTCCCAAAATGTCAAGTATATGCGGGCCAATCTGTTGGGGATCTGGGTTGTTGGCATTTTGTATATTTTAGTCGTCATTGCCGGATTGCTCGTATTTGGATATGAAGAATTGCAACGACAGACATGGCCGACTTTGGAATTGGTCAAAACGGTGAACGTCCCTGTCTTTATTCTCGAGCGAATGGAAGCCGTCTTTATCGGCGTCTGGGTCGCCGCCATTTTTACGACAGCAGCCAACTACTATTATGCGGCATCGAAACTGATTTGTGATATCTTTCATATCCGAAAGTTATTTTACGTGGCATTGGCCTTCGCGCCCCTTTTATATTTCGTCGCGATGCATCCACGCAATCTTTTCGATCTGCTTGCATACCTCGATCGCATTTCATGGATTTGGTTTTTTATGGGCAGCGTTATCCCTGTCTTTTTCTTAGGGTTATCTTTTTTGCGGACCGGGGGACTGCCAAATGAAACCGTACGCAAAAGTCTTAAGTCTCTCCATCCTGATCGCGATGTTTCTCACCGGATGTTGGGATCAGGTGGAGCTGGAAGAACGGACCTCTGTTATCGCATTCACTGTGGATATCAATCAAAAAAACCCCAAACTCCTTGATGTATCGATACAAATCCCTATTCCGATCAAGATCGTAGGAGCGGGCGGTGGAGGAGCGGCAGAAGGCGGTCGAGAAGCAGTGAAAGTGATGACCGGATCGGGCTCAACGATTTCGGAAGCCAAGCAAAACATTCAGAAGAATCTCAATCAGCGATTATTTTTCGGGCATACACGTGTGGTCGCTATTAGCTCAGAAGTGGCGAAAACGGATATCTCCGATTTTGTCGATAACATGCGTCGTTTTCCTCAGATCAGACGTCTGTTGGTTCCTGTGATTGTTCCGGGACGTGCATCGCAAATCCTTGAAAAAGACCCGAAGCTAGAACAGATCCCCGTCATGTATATCAAGGAAATGATGGAATCAGGAGCAAAAATACAACTCATTCCCGATATCAGTTTGGGAGAATTTTTCATCAATATGTCTGATTCCTCGATCCATCCGATCATGAATATGGTAACTCCAACAGATAATGGGTTTAAATGGTCAGGTGTGGCGGTCTTCAATGGCCCGAAAATGGTAGGACAGTTGAATGATGAAATGGTTTGGGCGTACATGAATCTGCATGAAAATCATCCAGGCGGGGATATCAAAATTCCGTGCTTTGATGAGAAAGGGAAATATTCGGTGTTCCACGCGCGTAAGGCAAAAACAAAGGTTAAAGTGGAAAAGAAGAACCACCAGATTCACGCCTATTATCAGGTGGATGTCGAAGGAGATATCAGAGAATCGGAATGCAATCTCGACTTTAACAATGAAGAGATCATCAACAAGATTCAAAAGTCTGCCGCAGAGGTATATGAAGCACGCGCAAAAAAAATGATCCAGTATGTGCAAAAAGATATCCGTGCGGATGCAATCGGTCTCGGATTCATCGTCCGAGCCCGATACCCTGAGATTTGGAGAGCGGTCAATTGGGAACAGGAGTTTCCAAACGTTCAGATCCATGTAACATACAAAGTCAACATGCGGAGGTTTGGCATGGTCATCGGAAAATCGCGGTAGCCCCATGTCATGAGGAACGCCATCGGATGGACGAAAAGCGATTCACCCATCCGAACGGATCACCAATTGCTGTTGTTCATTAAAGAGGGTAGGATATGTTAAATAGCCGAGCGCAATGCTCGTCAATGCGGCGGAAGCGATAAAAGCGAAAACGATGAGCAATTGATACCGCACCGCTTGTACGGGATCCGCTCCAGCGATGATCTGTCCCGTCATCATGCCGGGGAGTTGAACGAGTCCCATCGTCTTCATCCCATCGATCGTCGGGATCATAGCCGCGCGAATCGCTTGTTTCAAAACGAAGCGGCTGGATTGCCTGGGGGTGGCACCAAGCGACAAGAGGACGAGGATCTCGTTTTTGCGCGCGTTCGCTTCCGCTTGCAGTCGGTTGAGCAATAAACCGGAAACGACCATGGCATTTCCTATGATCATGCCGCTGATCGGGATGATATATTGCGGTGTCCATGAAACCACATGGAGCCCTACTAATAATCCCTGCGTAATGAGTTCCGTTAATGTGATGGCGGCAAGCACGCGCCAAAATACTTGCGGCAATCCTTTTCCGCGTTTGCTGGCATTTTGGGCAGCCACAAGAATCATGACCGTGACGATCAGGAGGATGAACCATACATGTTGCGCGGAAAAGACGATTTGCAAAATATATCCGATCACAAGTAACTGTACCGCGGAGCGAACCGTCGCGATCAACATGTCTTTTTCCACGCCAAGCTTCAACCCAATCGACAAGAGCATCGCCAAAACGACAAAAGTAAGCGTCACCCCTAATGAGAAGAGACTCACCTTCCTTCACCTCCTGACAATTCTCCGGATAGAAAAAGGCGCGTCGTTTCTGTGGCAGGATTCTCAAACAGCGACGTTGTTTCCCCTTGTTCGATTATTTGTCCTTGTACAAGAACCCACGTGATATCGCCGACGCGTCTTGCCTGTTCCAATTGATGGGTAATCCAAACGACTGTGGTTCCACGCTCGCGGTTCCACTCACAGATACACGTCTCCACTTCGCGTGCGGATGTCGGATCAAGCGCGGATGTCACTTCATCAAGCAACAGAATCGACGGTTGCGTGACCAGTGTCCTGACCAATGCCACCCTTTGTTTCTGCCCGCCGGACAATTCTTGCGCGTCCCTATGTAAAATCTCTCCGGGCAATCCGACTTTCTCCAGATATTCTTCCGGTCTTTCCACCGTTTTACCAGAAATCTTGGCGCCAATTACGATGTTGTCATACACGGTTCCGGGAAGCATCGTCGGCGTTTGAAACACCATGCCTACATGTCTGCGTAATGAGGGAGTCGCCCAGTGACGAATCTCTTTTCCATCCACGAAGATGCGCCCTTCATCCGGAGTTAGCAGGAGGTTGCATAACGAGAGCAGAGTGCTTTTGCCCGATCCCGAAGGTCCGATCACGGTCAGAATGCTTCCGTGTGGAACCTCCCCGCAGATATCATGTAAGACCCGAACTGCCTCCCCCTTCGTGTGAATCGTTTTGCTCACATGCTCGAAGCGAAGGGCTGCCGACGGTTTTGTACATGCATCCATAGGAAACACCTCAACTAACGGTTCCGTATCTTGCTTTTTCGCCTCATCCAGGAGACCAGCATATTCATCGTACCCGTTCCGTTTCGATTCTACAAGCAAAAAAGCCGTGATCTGCTTGAACAGAACACGGACTTTTACAAACACTTCGATTAAAGGCCTTCAAATAACAACACGCGGGCGGGAGCAGCATCTGTACCGGTCAAATGTAAGGGTGCCGCCACCATAAAATAATTTCCTTCCGGTACATGGCGTAAGCGCAAACCCTCGATGATCACAATATCGTTTTCGAAAAGCGTTTTATGCGTGGGATGTCCAGGCTGGCTCCGTTCGATTCCGAGAGAATCGATCCCGACTCCCCTGATTCCCTTCTCGGCTAAAAAGCGGGCTGCATCTTCCTTCACATAAATAAATTCGAAATTGAATGCTTCATCGAACGAATTCTTCGTTTTGAAAAGTAAAAATTCCCCTTGTTGAATGTCGATCTTTTCCAAATCCTCGCGCGTGATTCCATCTGTCACTTCCGTGAGATCGACAACTCGACAGGAACCTACGAGGCGTTCGAGCGGAATGGTTTCAAGCGTCGGCCCGTCCTCAACCATATGTAAGGGGGCATCTACATGTGTCCCCGTATGAACATCCAAACGAACGCGCGATTCGCTGACATATCCCGATTGTACCCTCTCAAAGGAAGGTTGTTTTTCCGGTTTGTTCTTATAAACAGACATTCCGGAAAAAATGGGCATGGTCACATCGTAAATTTTATACATTATGAAAACACCTCAACTGCTTTATGAACCTTCTGTACACTTTTTAATTCTTCCGGTGATTGGCCTGAAACAGGCCACCAGTGAAACCCGTCTTTTCGCAACAACTGATTCGCTTCCTCGGGTCCCCAAGTTCCGGCCGTGTAGTGCGCGAGATCACTGGTACTCGTTTCCCAAGCGGCGGAAATCGCGTCGACAAACTTCCAAGCCAGTGAAACTTCATCCCATCGCGTAAAAAATGTGGAATCGCCGTGCATCGCATCATAGAGTAAACGTTCATACGCTTCCGGCGTACCTTCCGCACAATTTTGACAGAAATCCATAGCAACCGGAATGATTCCTCCCTCTGTTCCCGGTCGTTTCACATT contains the following coding sequences:
- a CDS encoding Ger(x)C family spore germination protein — translated: MELEERTSVIAFTVDINQKNPKLLDVSIQIPIPIKIVGAGGGGAAEGGREAVKVMTGSGSTISEAKQNIQKNLNQRLFFGHTRVVAISSEVAKTDISDFVDNMRRFPQIRRLLVPVIVPGRASQILEKDPKLEQIPVMYIKEMMESGAKIQLIPDISLGEFFINMSDSSIHPIMNMVTPTDNGFKWSGVAVFNGPKMVGQLNDEMVWAYMNLHENHPGGDIKIPCFDEKGKYSVFHARKAKTKVKVEKKNHQIHAYYQVDVEGDIRESECNLDFNNEEIINKIQKSAAEVYEARAKKMIQYVQKDIRADAIGLGFIVRARYPEIWRAVNWEQEFPNVQIHVTYKVNMRRFGMVIGKSR
- a CDS encoding GerAB/ArcD/ProY family transporter, coding for MNKQNLSIETDKFTPSQSMSLIISSIIGVGILLLPRTTSKYMFQQGWIAMVIGLFATLCFTWAITKLITHMRGRIFADYVIHILAPTRYPWIGKLIGIPLLFAFAGLWLLLTALVSRAFGEVVITAVLVNTPLEVIVTSMLLVSLYLCMKKEIVVARVNEFLIPVMIVPLLILALLSFQNANVYHLMPLFPLETKGIPKSLVTTIFAFQGYDIILPFASRFSQNVKYMRANLLGIWVVGILYILVVIAGLLVFGYEELQRQTWPTLELVKTVNVPVFILERMEAVFIGVWVAAIFTTAANYYYAASKLICDIFHIRKLFYVALAFAPLLYFVAMHPRNLFDLLAYLDRISWIWFFMGSVIPVFFLGLSFLRTGGLPNETVRKSLKSLHPDRDVSHRMLGSGGAGRTDLCYRIHCGYQSKKPQTP
- a CDS encoding MDR family MFS transporter; its protein translation is MEREHEEGDARRGLLIAGLIVAMLFAALDNTIVGTAMPRIVGELGGLEVMTWLTTAYMLTSTTIVPIAGKLADLLGRKAVYVTGLLVFIIGSALCGTSQTIYQLIGYRALQGIGGGVMMPMAMIIVGDMFTGAQRAKWQGVFGALFGLSSIVGPQIGGWIVDSLNWRWVFYINLPVGILATILISLGLKSHRAKGPVKIDIPGMITMIIGVVSLLLALTFGGKDYPWSSWQILSLFALSVVFLIAFAVIETKASEPIFPLFLFKNKTFALLNGIGFLMSLGMFGAIMFVPLFMQGIIGISAAASGTVMTPMMITMILTSIVGGRFVRKIGVRTQIIIGMACMAIGFWLLSTMSIHTGKLTAMSYMCVLGVGIGLVMPTVTIALQESFPKSELGVVTSSSQFFRQIGGTFGMTILGAIMNQRSTDLLTQQMVPLLQKLPPQAHGMVEQFESLIQTNPQGVYSLLLNPDAMQKIPAAMLQRVVPILKSTLVDSLHSVFLYGLVFVLLGAFLSPLLNSIKLSDKKEKSVS
- a CDS encoding DMT family transporter; the protein is MQELYFYALLLFTSMLWAGNFVAGKFLVGHASTLTLTEMRWGLAVLCLIPFVWLREKRLFPSRKALLPLFFMGITGVVLFNMFMFLALEKTSADNVGLLSALNPVSIALASFVILHEKLKWQQVGGMLVSLLGVIIVITHGDWQKLLRFHFNTGDLFMLAAVGTWGLYSVAGKKAMQYVSPYMSTLWSGIIGCLLLLPFDLFSFEVKNTNPAFWIATLYVSVGATVLAMVFWNLGVQRVGGTRSGVFLNFNPIFTAILAFFFLKEHMNLIQGIGTLLVIGGVYWFTMQKKERAETVHATSCEINR
- a CDS encoding MFS transporter, translating into MNSWKRNLYLMWFVQFGAGISLSFIFSFVPLYLPHLGVTGTRQVGIWSGILMGAAPLFAALLGPFWGNLADKHGRKIMVERVLLSNIAVVIAMGFVTNVYQFLALRILQGILGGFTSAAIALVTSFTPREKTGYALGIYQTAQIVGSASGPMIGGFLADAFNYRFPFFFMSVVSLTSFLVVFFLVKEPPLRGNVKKSESFVRSLSAVTHIPGLMPMAFINFLIQFGLMIIAPIVPLYIKSLSHEGAYVATITGIILALGGAAAALSSVITGRIGDRVGHRRILLTLSMGTGIMFGLTALASSIFTFGLARTATGLFLGGLMPTSNALISQFVTEEKRGVAFGVTTSMTLLGNVLGPLAGGWLSGVIGLAETFLVTMGLFLITALWVWTHNPQKMLKQSEG
- a CDS encoding spore germination protein produces the protein MEEGTAKYRGQPLPSCIEQSIDFLQNVLGKSSDVIIHRFEIPSPAKQRAALAYIDGLVKQEAVNDFILRPLLRADVPYEENRLQTPVWERIPMSDTRFLDDWQQVLRAVLSGDTVIFFDQHERCLSVSTKGWEKRGVEEPSTESVVRGPRDGLTETLRINTAHIRRRVKDPNLRVQNVKVGYRTDTDVAILYIEDIANPKILQTIRSRIENIEIDGAFESGYIEQFIEDHPWSPFPQIQNTERPDKVAASLLEGKIAILVDGTPFALIAPAIFSQFYNSPEDYYERFLIATLIRFIRIISMLMALMLPSLYIAFSSFHPEMIPSKLVIAMAAGRATVPFPSVLEAFLMEVTMEILREASVRLPGPVGPTIGIVGALVVGESAVRAGIVSPIMVIIVALTTIGSFASPSYSAAISLRMLRFPMMLFSGTFGLYGVMLFLIIIIIHLCSIESFGVPYLTPWAPRMFSGWKDTFFRTPLYRLLKRPLYTLPQESNRTSDTVTRKGKKRGKKGDTNEQTESFDRNG
- a CDS encoding FMN-binding glutamate synthase family protein, whose translation is MATFWQTIIITFICVIAGLMIFSILLVLVSRFMISLLVHRTLVRFMSDRYAENLWELASALTRMSPQLVLENALRSHKGGVIERPMGSPRKFLHLDGLVFSPAQLAVLPCPEDIPVETTTVIGPSSENPLVLDIPLLISAMGCGVGVSEQTKIALALGATMAGTATNTGEGGFLPEERKLAKHLIIQYHSGKWTKSPEILKQADMIEIHFGQGASVGAPSLIPPEYLQGRARQIMGLKPEETAVLHSRHEEIQEPSDLKNLVDHLRTLTGGIPIGVKIAASGMIEKDLQVALDAGVDVIAIDGGQAGTKGSLPILEDDFGLPTVYALSRAVRFLEQSGQREKVSLIIGGGLFTPGHFLKALALGADAVYLGTSVLFAMTHTQVTKTIPWEPPTQLVFYSGSHKEKFDPARASLYLSNFLNSCMEEIKIAVRALGKSSIKEVNKSDLVALDDLTAKVTGVQSAYEPALHVHPSFRQKSSVLASRPFYKTKIVR